One window of Vespula pensylvanica isolate Volc-1 chromosome 15, ASM1446617v1, whole genome shotgun sequence genomic DNA carries:
- the LOC122634526 gene encoding pancreatic triacylglycerol lipase-like isoform X1: MFLLNLMIETFIFVLFYDFVISEQWESGLRERYDGYGEDWIFMPDGNGLPQVAILKYEDSIRGILDNEKISYILYTRSGPENGTRLMINDTAGLFDSDFKASRKTKFITHGWKSSSMSSGLRNMKEAYLQHDDYNIILVDWEPLAASTFYLGPMQNTVRVGKDAANFIDFLVTETDLTAEDVHFLGHSLGAHVAGNAGDAITSGKLGRITGLDPALPGFHMLASDKTRLDLTDAIFVDVIHSCGGILGYLQSLGKVDFYPNAGTAVQPGCCCIPEVMEACSHGRSYVYFTESINSKTGLPAVKCENWDSYINGDCIDSGIVLMGEHVDKSASGSYFLRTRSEPPYAYLSEITNNDI, from the exons atgtttttattaaatttaatgatagaaacatttatttttgtattattttatgacTTTGTTATTTCTGAACAATGGGAAAGTGGTTTGCGTGAAAGATACGATGGATATGGAGAAGATTGGATATTTATGCCGGATGGGAATGGTTTACCTCAAGTAGCAATATTAAAGTATGAAGATAGCATAAGAGGTATTCTTGATAATGAAAAGATTTCTTATATCCTTTACACACG gtCTGGTCCAGAGAATGGTACAAGACTTATGATTAATGATACTGCAGGACTTTTCGATTCTGATTTTAAAGCATCACGAAAAACAAAGTTCATAACACATGGATGGAAGTCCAGTTCTATGAGCTCTGGTCTCAGGAACATGAAAGAAG CCTACTTGCAACACGATGATTACAATATCATTCTCGTTGACTGGGAACCTTTAGCTGCAAGTACTTTTTATCTTGGTCCTATGCAAAATACTGTTCGTGTAGGAAAGGATGCTGCCAATTTCATTGACTTTTTAGTCACAGAAACTGATTTAACTGCTGAAGACGTACATTTCCTTG GTCATTCTCTGGGTGCACATGTAGCTGGTAATGCTGGAGATGCAATAACTTCTGGTAAATTAGGCAGAATTACTGGATTGGATCCAGCTTTGCCTGGATTCCACATGCTTGCTTCTGATAAGACTCGTTTGGATTTAACTGATGCGATATTCGTTGACGTTATTCATTCTTGTGGTGGTATTCTAGGTTATCTTCAATCTCTAGGTAAAGTTGACTTTTATCCAAACGCAGGAACAGCTGTTCAACCTGGTTGTTGCTGTATCCCAGAAGTCATGG aaGCTTGCAGTCATGGACGATCCTACGTGTACTTTACAGAAAGTATTAATTCCAAAACTGGACTTCCTGCAGTAAAATGTGAAAATTGGGATAGTTATATAAATGGTGATTGCATTGATTCTGGGATAGTTTTAATGGGAGAACATGTAGATAAATCTGCTAGTGgatcttattttcttagaaCACGATCTGAACCACCTTATGCGTATCTATCAGAAATAACCaacaatgatatttaa
- the LOC122634526 gene encoding pancreatic triacylglycerol lipase-like isoform X2 — protein MPDGNGLPQVAILKYEDSIRGILDNEKISYILYTRSGPENGTRLMINDTAGLFDSDFKASRKTKFITHGWKSSSMSSGLRNMKEAYLQHDDYNIILVDWEPLAASTFYLGPMQNTVRVGKDAANFIDFLVTETDLTAEDVHFLGHSLGAHVAGNAGDAITSGKLGRITGLDPALPGFHMLASDKTRLDLTDAIFVDVIHSCGGILGYLQSLGKVDFYPNAGTAVQPGCCCIPEVMEACSHGRSYVYFTESINSKTGLPAVKCENWDSYINGDCIDSGIVLMGEHVDKSASGSYFLRTRSEPPYAYLSEITNNDI, from the exons ATGCCGGATGGGAATGGTTTACCTCAAGTAGCAATATTAAAGTATGAAGATAGCATAAGAGGTATTCTTGATAATGAAAAGATTTCTTATATCCTTTACACACG gtCTGGTCCAGAGAATGGTACAAGACTTATGATTAATGATACTGCAGGACTTTTCGATTCTGATTTTAAAGCATCACGAAAAACAAAGTTCATAACACATGGATGGAAGTCCAGTTCTATGAGCTCTGGTCTCAGGAACATGAAAGAAG CCTACTTGCAACACGATGATTACAATATCATTCTCGTTGACTGGGAACCTTTAGCTGCAAGTACTTTTTATCTTGGTCCTATGCAAAATACTGTTCGTGTAGGAAAGGATGCTGCCAATTTCATTGACTTTTTAGTCACAGAAACTGATTTAACTGCTGAAGACGTACATTTCCTTG GTCATTCTCTGGGTGCACATGTAGCTGGTAATGCTGGAGATGCAATAACTTCTGGTAAATTAGGCAGAATTACTGGATTGGATCCAGCTTTGCCTGGATTCCACATGCTTGCTTCTGATAAGACTCGTTTGGATTTAACTGATGCGATATTCGTTGACGTTATTCATTCTTGTGGTGGTATTCTAGGTTATCTTCAATCTCTAGGTAAAGTTGACTTTTATCCAAACGCAGGAACAGCTGTTCAACCTGGTTGTTGCTGTATCCCAGAAGTCATGG aaGCTTGCAGTCATGGACGATCCTACGTGTACTTTACAGAAAGTATTAATTCCAAAACTGGACTTCCTGCAGTAAAATGTGAAAATTGGGATAGTTATATAAATGGTGATTGCATTGATTCTGGGATAGTTTTAATGGGAGAACATGTAGATAAATCTGCTAGTGgatcttattttcttagaaCACGATCTGAACCACCTTATGCGTATCTATCAGAAATAACCaacaatgatatttaa
- the LOC122634528 gene encoding 5'-AMP-activated protein kinase subunit beta-2-like: MGNAGSNQTVSHSHTSGRDHRHGKEHAPPSPGKESQAFVFDKKSNQKLIFQSSHEEEEPYYTKINQLDGDNFTGLRPRSNTVSEGTKVSDSKVLPTVFKWEGGGKQAYISGTFTGWKTLPMVKSHGDFVTIIDLPEGEHQYKFYVDGEWRHDPGLKIVDNGMGSKNNLVSVKKSDFEVFQALAKDSEGVSNSVQTEYGQEIPPHKPWEKIIGPPILPPHLLQVILNKDTPLSCEPTLLPEPNHVMLNHLYALSIKDSVMVLSATHRYRKKYVTTLLYKPI, from the exons ATGGGAAATGCTGGAAGTAATCAAACAGTCAGTCATAGCCATACTTCAGGTAGAGATCATCGTCACGGTAAAGAACATGCACCACCTTCTCCAGGAAAGGAAAGCCAAGCATTTGTCTTTGACAAAAAGTCGAATCAAAAGCTAATCTTCCAATCGTCtcatgaagaagaagagccttattatacaaaa ataaatcaACTGGATGGAGATAATTTTACTGGTCTACGTCCTAGATCAAATACAGTGTCTGAAGGAACAAAAGTTAGTGATAGCAAAGTATTGCCTACAGTTTTTAAGTGGGAAGGTGGTGGAAAACAAGCATATATTAGTGGGACATTCACAGGATGGAAAACACTGCCTATGGTAAAGAGTCATGGTGattttgttactattattgACTTGCCAGAAGGAGAACatcaatataaattctatGTTGATGGAGAATGGAGGCATGACCCTGGTTTG AAAATAGTTGATAATGGTATGGGTTCTAAGAATAACTTAGTATCTGTAAAGAAATCAGACTTTGAAGTTTTTCAAGCTCTTGCTAAAGATAGCGAAGGTGTTTCTAATAGCGTTCAAACCGAATATGGTCAAGAAATACCACCCCATAAACCATGGGAGAAGATAATTGGACCGCCAATCTTACCACCACATTTATTGCAAGTTATTCTTAATAAAGATACACCGTTATCT TGTGAACCAACTCTTTTACCAGAACCAAATCATGTGATGTTGAATCATCTGTATGCTTTGAGTATTAAAGATAGTGTTATGGTGTTATCAGCCACGCATCgctatcgaaaaaaatatgtaactactttattatataaaccAATTTAA